From a region of the Peptostreptococcaceae bacterium genome:
- the gyrA gene encoding DNA gyrase subunit A: METKNIIQVDITKEMKKSYIDYAMSVIVGRALPDVRDGLKPVHRRILYAMNELNLDPSKPHRKSARIVGDVLGKYHPHGDTAVYDAMVRLAQEFSSRYLLVDGHGNFGSIDGDSAAAMRYTEVRLAKISKELLRDIEKETVDFVPNFDEELLEPSVLPSRYPNLLVNGSSGIAVGMATSIPPHNLGEIIDATIMLIDDPETEINELIKVVKGPDFPTGAIIMGTELIKQAYRTGKGKARVRARIELEDMKRGREALIVTEIPYMVNKSKLIESIADLVRNKKIEGISDLRDESNREGIRLVIELKKDANSGIILNKLYKHSQLQTTFSIIMIAVVNGEPKTLNLKEILSHYIIHQKDVLTRRTQFDLNKAEARAHILEGLRIALDNIDEIVALIKKSANADEARNQLSDRFALSEIQSQAILDMRLQKLTGLEREKIENEYMDLTKKINKYKEILANEKLLMSIIKEEITEIRDKFSDDRRTEIRAQAEDMNNEDLIADEEAVITLTRYGYVKRVPSDTYTSQKRGGRGKTGLSTREEDFVKNIFTTTTHNYIMFFTNKGKVYRIKAYEIPEAKRQAKGTAIVNLLQLDNDEKVTAIIPLKDFEDSSYLVLATKNGIIKKTELSQYDSSRKTGLIAINLKDGDELIEVIKTDGKRDLMLVTKNGLSIRFKEEEVRSVGRNTKGVKGIKLKKDDHVVSLEIADDSRKLLVVSENGFGKRTRMGLYRVQTRGGQGVKTYNATNETGRLAGAIVVDEEDELFIINSSSIVIRLKVDEISTMGRSTKGVKLMRIDESDSVVSIAKVLEAEVEIDDK, encoded by the coding sequence ATGGAAACCAAGAATATCATTCAAGTAGACATCACAAAGGAAATGAAGAAATCATACATTGATTACGCAATGAGCGTCATCGTGGGCCGGGCATTGCCGGATGTCAGGGACGGACTCAAGCCTGTTCACCGAAGGATTCTGTATGCTATGAATGAGTTGAATCTTGATCCGAGCAAACCCCATAGAAAATCCGCGCGTATTGTCGGTGATGTATTGGGTAAGTACCACCCCCATGGAGATACGGCCGTATATGACGCAATGGTACGCTTGGCGCAAGAATTTTCATCAAGGTACTTGTTGGTAGACGGGCATGGCAATTTCGGGTCAATTGATGGCGACAGCGCAGCCGCCATGCGTTATACAGAGGTGAGATTAGCCAAAATTTCAAAAGAATTGCTTAGGGACATAGAAAAAGAAACAGTGGATTTTGTGCCGAACTTCGATGAAGAGCTTCTGGAGCCGTCTGTTCTGCCTAGCCGATACCCAAATCTATTAGTTAACGGTTCCAGCGGAATTGCGGTAGGAATGGCTACGTCGATACCCCCGCATAATCTTGGGGAAATAATAGATGCGACAATAATGCTGATAGATGATCCGGAGACTGAAATAAACGAACTCATAAAAGTTGTAAAAGGACCGGATTTCCCGACGGGCGCAATTATTATGGGAACGGAATTGATAAAGCAGGCCTATCGCACCGGTAAAGGCAAAGCGAGAGTTCGTGCGAGGATTGAACTCGAAGATATGAAAAGGGGAAGGGAAGCGCTGATAGTAACAGAGATTCCTTATATGGTTAACAAATCAAAACTAATTGAGAGTATTGCTGATTTGGTAAGAAATAAAAAAATAGAAGGCATTTCGGATTTGCGGGATGAAAGCAACAGGGAAGGAATAAGGCTTGTAATCGAACTGAAGAAGGATGCAAATTCAGGGATAATCTTAAATAAGCTATATAAACATTCCCAATTGCAAACAACGTTTAGCATAATAATGATTGCCGTGGTCAATGGTGAGCCAAAAACATTGAATCTTAAGGAAATACTCTCTCATTATATTATCCATCAGAAGGATGTTTTGACGAGAAGGACGCAATTTGATTTAAATAAGGCAGAAGCGCGCGCGCATATTCTTGAAGGTCTCCGAATCGCATTGGACAATATTGATGAGATAGTAGCTTTGATTAAAAAATCTGCAAATGCTGATGAAGCAAGAAACCAACTTTCTGATAGATTTGCACTTTCAGAAATTCAATCGCAGGCCATATTGGACATGAGGCTTCAGAAGCTGACGGGACTTGAACGAGAAAAAATCGAAAACGAATACATGGATCTTACCAAAAAAATCAATAAATACAAGGAAATACTAGCAAACGAAAAACTCCTTATGAGCATAATAAAAGAGGAAATAACCGAAATAAGAGATAAGTTCAGTGATGACCGTCGTACCGAAATCAGAGCGCAAGCCGAGGATATGAATAACGAAGATCTAATAGCTGACGAGGAAGCAGTAATAACCCTAACGCGTTACGGATATGTGAAAAGGGTTCCCAGCGACACATATACTAGCCAGAAGCGTGGAGGCAGAGGAAAAACAGGGCTTTCAACGAGAGAAGAAGACTTTGTAAAGAATATATTTACAACAACGACACACAACTATATTATGTTTTTCACCAACAAGGGGAAGGTATATAGGATAAAGGCATATGAAATTCCCGAAGCCAAGAGACAGGCCAAGGGAACGGCTATCGTAAATCTTTTGCAATTGGATAATGACGAAAAAGTGACAGCCATTATTCCACTTAAGGATTTCGAGGACAGTTCTTACTTGGTTCTGGCTACCAAAAATGGAATAATTAAAAAAACCGAGCTTAGCCAATATGATTCTTCCAGGAAAACAGGACTTATCGCCATCAATCTAAAGGATGGCGACGAGCTTATTGAGGTAATAAAGACAGACGGTAAACGGGATCTAATGCTGGTCACAAAAAATGGTTTATCTATAAGGTTTAAAGAGGAGGAAGTTCGTAGCGTAGGAAGAAATACCAAAGGCGTCAAGGGAATCAAATTAAAAAAAGACGATCATGTGGTAAGCCTTGAAATCGCGGACGACAGCAGGAAGTTGCTAGTGGTAAGTGAAAACGGATTCGGAAAACGGACCCGAATGGGTCTTTACAGGGTTCAGACTAGAGGCGGCCAGGGCGTTAAAACTTATAATGCAACTAATG
- the dnaA gene encoding chromosomal replication initiator protein DnaA → MNSNINAFWEKTLELIKVELSPVSFNTWLKTLRPVQLDHGVFFLSAPNKFNKEILEARYATLIESAMNQLSEDPLKIEFILSDSESQSKEDTDAFSNPSSSFSKSSNLNPKYVFDTFVIGNSNQFAHAASLAVAESPAKAYNPLFIYGGVGLGKTHLMHAIGHFIKNKNSDSEVVYVTSEMFTNELINSIKDDKNVLFRNKYRNIDVLLIDDIQFIAGKERTQEEFFHTFNALHEANKQIIISSDRPPKEIPTLEDRLRSRFEWGLITDIQAPDFETRVAILRKKSETEKIKVSDDILNFIASKIRSNIRELEGALTRVCAFSSLTNREISPDLANEALKDIFSTSRTKEITISLIKDVVGRHYGIKKEDFESKRRNRSISFPRQVAMYISRELTDLSLPKIGENYGGRDHTTVIHAYDKISKIIVSNNEEKIKIQRIIKEIKGE, encoded by the coding sequence ATGAACAGTAATATCAATGCATTTTGGGAAAAAACTCTGGAACTAATAAAAGTCGAATTATCTCCGGTCAGTTTCAATACCTGGCTTAAAACTCTCAGACCGGTACAATTGGACCATGGCGTCTTTTTTCTTTCCGCCCCTAACAAATTCAACAAAGAGATTCTTGAAGCACGCTACGCTACATTGATAGAAAGCGCAATGAATCAACTTTCAGAGGACCCTCTTAAAATCGAATTTATTCTTTCCGACTCTGAATCCCAAAGTAAGGAAGATACAGACGCTTTTTCCAATCCTTCATCTTCTTTTTCAAAGTCTTCCAATTTGAATCCAAAATATGTTTTCGATACATTTGTCATTGGAAACAGTAATCAATTTGCTCACGCAGCTTCTTTAGCTGTAGCAGAATCTCCAGCAAAAGCCTACAATCCTCTTTTTATATATGGAGGCGTAGGTCTTGGGAAAACCCATTTAATGCATGCTATAGGCCATTTTATTAAAAATAAGAATAGTGATTCCGAAGTTGTATATGTCACAAGTGAAATGTTCACAAACGAACTCATAAATTCAATAAAAGACGATAAAAATGTTCTTTTCCGCAACAAATACAGGAATATTGATGTTCTTTTAATTGACGACATTCAGTTTATTGCCGGAAAAGAAAGAACGCAGGAAGAATTCTTTCATACATTCAACGCACTGCACGAAGCAAATAAACAGATAATAATTTCTTCCGACCGTCCTCCAAAAGAAATACCTACCCTTGAAGACCGTTTAAGGTCGAGGTTCGAATGGGGTCTTATAACAGACATACAGGCCCCTGATTTTGAAACCAGGGTTGCAATCCTTCGAAAAAAATCAGAAACAGAAAAAATTAAAGTTTCAGATGACATCCTTAATTTCATAGCCAGCAAAATTCGTTCAAATATACGTGAATTAGAGGGAGCCCTTACAAGAGTATGCGCTTTTTCATCCCTAACAAATAGAGAAATTAGTCCCGATCTTGCAAACGAAGCGCTAAAGGATATTTTTTCTACATCTCGCACGAAAGAAATAACAATTTCTTTAATAAAAGATGTTGTGGGCCGCCATTACGGAATAAAAAAGGAAGATTTTGAATCCAAAAGAAGAAATCGGTCTATTTCTTTTCCCAGACAGGTGGCAATGTATATATCCAGAGAATTGACCGATCTTTCGCTTCCAAAGATAGGTGAAAACTACGGAGGAAGAGACCATACAACAGTAATTCATGCATATGACAAGATTTCAAAAATAATAGTTTCCAATAATGAGGAAAAAATTAAAATACAGAGAATAATTAAAGAAATAAAGGGAGAATGA
- the recF gene encoding DNA replication/repair protein RecF — protein sequence MYIMGINLMNFRNYDCISLEFHKKLNVFYGMNAQGKTNIIESLYVGGFGKSFRTSNDRDMIMMGEENAALRIKFFCRGREQKIDLRWREKGKKEIRVNESSLEKLSDIFGKMNVVIFSPEDLKLVKEGPSERRRFMNREISHISPGYYHHLLQYNRILSQRNNLLRQNKYNNISMDLLDVLDEQLAIEGSRIIEKRNIFIKRLNTISRLKHRKITGNKENIEVLYKANIKNEEENDAEKKKNIFIETMKKRREQDLERGYTTCGPHKDDLSITINGIDVRNFGSQGQQRTAVLSLKLSEIEIVKAETGEYPILLLDDVMSELDESRQMELIKSLRNVQIFVTMTEIPELLKEDIKDGRIFYVDGGRAMEKNKRGMPPAVKR from the coding sequence GTGTATATTATGGGTATCAACTTGATGAATTTTAGAAATTATGATTGTATTTCTCTTGAATTCCATAAAAAGCTTAATGTTTTTTATGGAATGAATGCACAGGGAAAGACAAATATAATAGAATCACTGTATGTTGGTGGATTTGGAAAGTCTTTTAGAACATCCAACGACAGGGATATGATTATGATGGGAGAAGAAAATGCCGCATTGAGAATAAAATTCTTTTGCAGAGGGAGAGAGCAGAAAATAGATTTAAGATGGAGAGAAAAAGGGAAAAAAGAAATAAGAGTAAATGAATCGAGTCTTGAAAAGCTCTCTGACATTTTTGGAAAAATGAATGTTGTGATTTTTTCTCCGGAGGATTTAAAACTGGTAAAGGAAGGTCCCTCAGAAAGAAGAAGATTCATGAATCGTGAGATTTCACATATAAGTCCGGGATACTATCATCACCTTTTACAGTATAATCGCATCTTATCTCAAAGAAACAATTTGCTTAGACAAAATAAGTACAATAATATTTCTATGGATTTATTGGATGTTTTGGATGAACAGCTTGCCATTGAAGGATCAAGGATTATTGAAAAAAGAAATATATTCATAAAAAGATTGAATACGATTTCCAGGCTAAAACATCGAAAAATCACAGGGAATAAAGAAAATATTGAAGTTTTATATAAAGCAAACATAAAAAATGAAGAAGAAAATGATGCTGAAAAAAAGAAAAATATTTTTATTGAAACAATGAAAAAAAGAAGAGAGCAAGATTTAGAGAGGGGATATACAACCTGCGGTCCGCACAAGGATGATTTATCTATAACGATAAACGGAATAGATGTTAGAAATTTCGGTTCGCAGGGACAGCAAAGGACAGCAGTACTTTCTTTGAAACTTTCTGAAATAGAGATAGTGAAGGCTGAAACCGGCGAATATCCAATTCTTCTTTTAGATGATGTAATGAGTGAACTTGATGAAAGCAGGCAAATGGAATTGATAAAAAGTCTGAGAAATGTACAAATATTTGTAACAATGACAGAAATTCCCGAATTATTAAAAGAGGACATAAAAGATGGTAGAATTTTTTATGTAGATGGCGGCAGGGCAATGGAAAAAAACAAAAGAGGCATGCCGCCTGCAGTAAAAAGATAA
- a CDS encoding DNA polymerase III subunit beta — MKFICNEKQLAAAVNIVQKAASNKTTLPILKGILIEANNDYLRLVGNNLDIAIENEIEAEVLENGSVVISSRLFGDIIRKLPDSDITLSADGDNNVHISCEGSNFDLIGQPAEEFPSLPEVMDENIYTFDKNVFKNMVRQTAFAASIDETRPILTGELIEIDEGRASVVALDGYRLAIKEVMVEGKNKNKAVVPVQTLNEIMKIIGNESEGSVLVSFSENHVLFTIDGVRITSRLLDGDFINYKQIIPNEYKTRVKVKTKGFLDGLERASLLAREGKNNLIKISIKDEIMKINSNAEIGSVEEKVSIELEGEDMQIGFNSKYLIDVLRVLDCEDVYLDLTTSVNPCIIRPIGQNDYTYLVLPVRLSAE; from the coding sequence ATGAAATTTATTTGCAACGAAAAACAACTTGCAGCAGCAGTAAATATTGTACAAAAAGCAGCATCAAATAAAACTACCTTGCCCATACTTAAAGGAATACTCATAGAGGCAAACAATGATTATCTCAGATTGGTAGGAAATAATTTGGATATAGCTATTGAAAATGAAATAGAGGCTGAAGTTTTGGAAAACGGATCGGTAGTAATTTCCTCCAGGCTTTTTGGAGATATAATAAGAAAACTTCCCGATTCGGACATCACACTGTCAGCAGATGGAGATAATAATGTTCATATAAGTTGTGAGGGTTCAAATTTTGACCTTATAGGGCAGCCGGCAGAAGAATTTCCGTCTCTTCCCGAGGTTATGGATGAAAATATCTACACATTCGACAAGAATGTGTTTAAGAATATGGTTAGGCAAACGGCTTTTGCTGCTTCGATAGATGAAACAAGACCCATTTTGACTGGAGAGCTAATTGAAATAGATGAAGGCAGGGCTTCGGTAGTTGCTTTGGATGGATATAGATTAGCAATAAAAGAGGTTATGGTTGAAGGAAAGAATAAGAATAAAGCCGTTGTTCCGGTTCAAACACTTAATGAAATAATGAAGATAATAGGAAACGAGTCCGAGGGATCCGTATTGGTTTCATTTTCAGAAAACCATGTATTGTTTACAATAGATGGAGTTAGAATAACTTCGAGACTTCTCGATGGCGATTTCATAAATTATAAGCAAATAATACCAAATGAATATAAAACAAGAGTAAAAGTGAAAACTAAAGGTTTTTTGGATGGATTAGAAAGAGCTTCACTTCTTGCAAGAGAAGGTAAAAATAATCTTATAAAGATAAGCATCAAAGACGAAATAATGAAAATTAATTCCAACGCCGAAATTGGAAGCGTTGAGGAAAAGGTTTCAATTGAGCTCGAAGGAGAAGATATGCAAATAGGTTTTAATTCAAAATATCTCATTGATGTATTGAGAGTATTGGATTGTGAAGATGTTTATCTTGATTTAACTACAAGTGTTAATCCTTGCATCATAAGGCCAATAGGACAAAACGACTATACATATCTTGTGCTTCCTGTAAGGTTGTCGGCTGAATGA
- the gyrB gene encoding DNA topoisomerase (ATP-hydrolyzing) subunit B, which yields MIAKVTQEYNADQIQVLEGLDPVRKRPGMYIGSTGERGLHHLVYEIVDNSIDEALAGYCSRIEVTINEDNSITVIDNGRGMPVDMHKKMKKPAVEVIHTVLHAGGKFGSGGYKVSGGLHGVGASVVNALSEWFEVEVKRNGKIYKQRYERGYTVTELQVIGKTEETGTKSVFMPDDQIFDEVIFEYNTLRHRLREMAFLNKGIQIILEDKRDEKEKKETFHYEGGIKEFIKYLNKNRDAIHENIIYSESEKDNTTVELALQYTTAYTENIFTYANNINTQEGGTHLIGFKTALTRYINDYARRFNYLKEKDTNLQGEDIREGLTAVVSIKLLEPQFEGQTKTKLGNSEIRGITESITGEVIQRFLEENPADAKSIIEKCIKASRAREAARKARELTRRKGILDGLSLPGKLSDCSEKDPEKTEIFLVEGDSAGGSAKQGRSRAIQAILPLKGKILNVEKANLTRMLNYTEIRAMITAFGCGIGDEFDLDSLRYHKIVIMTDADVDGSHIRTLLLTFFFRYMKPLLENGYVYIAQPPLYRVKKGRSEHYVYTDEELNTLLADIGRKGISLQRYKGLGEMDPEQLWETTMDPERRIMKRVAIEDAVEADEIFTILMGDKVEPRREFIEENAKYVKNLDI from the coding sequence TTGATAGCAAAAGTTACGCAGGAGTATAATGCAGACCAAATTCAGGTTTTGGAAGGGTTAGACCCCGTTAGAAAAAGACCTGGAATGTATATTGGATCAACCGGAGAAAGAGGATTGCATCATTTGGTGTATGAGATAGTTGACAACAGTATAGATGAAGCATTGGCAGGATATTGCAGTAGAATAGAAGTAACCATTAACGAAGATAATTCCATAACAGTTATAGACAACGGGCGCGGAATGCCGGTTGATATGCATAAGAAAATGAAAAAACCTGCAGTGGAAGTTATTCATACAGTTCTTCATGCAGGGGGAAAATTCGGCAGCGGCGGATACAAGGTTTCCGGTGGATTGCATGGCGTGGGAGCTTCTGTTGTAAATGCCTTATCAGAGTGGTTTGAGGTCGAGGTTAAAAGAAACGGTAAAATTTACAAGCAACGTTATGAAAGAGGATACACAGTAACGGAACTGCAAGTAATTGGAAAAACCGAAGAAACGGGTACTAAATCCGTTTTCATGCCGGACGATCAAATTTTCGATGAAGTGATTTTTGAATACAATACATTAAGGCATAGACTTCGAGAAATGGCTTTTTTGAACAAGGGAATTCAAATAATATTAGAAGACAAAAGAGATGAAAAAGAAAAAAAAGAAACATTTCATTATGAAGGCGGAATAAAAGAATTTATAAAATATTTAAATAAGAATAGAGATGCAATTCACGAAAACATAATATATTCCGAGTCCGAAAAGGACAATACTACTGTAGAATTGGCACTGCAGTATACAACGGCCTATACCGAGAATATATTCACCTATGCAAACAACATCAACACCCAGGAGGGCGGAACCCATCTAATTGGCTTCAAGACGGCGCTTACGCGTTACATAAACGACTACGCACGCCGGTTCAATTACTTGAAAGAAAAGGATACAAATCTTCAAGGAGAGGATATACGCGAAGGCTTGACGGCTGTTGTTTCTATAAAACTGCTAGAGCCGCAATTTGAAGGACAAACAAAAACCAAGCTTGGAAACAGTGAGATAAGGGGAATTACGGAATCCATAACAGGAGAAGTGATCCAAAGGTTTTTGGAAGAAAATCCAGCGGATGCAAAATCAATAATCGAAAAATGCATCAAGGCTTCAAGAGCCAGGGAAGCCGCCAGAAAAGCAAGAGAACTTACCAGAAGAAAAGGTATATTGGATGGACTTTCATTGCCTGGAAAATTATCAGATTGCTCAGAAAAGGATCCCGAGAAAACTGAAATTTTTCTTGTAGAGGGAGATTCGGCCGGAGGCAGTGCAAAACAGGGAAGAAGCAGAGCTATACAGGCTATTTTGCCGCTTAAGGGAAAAATACTTAATGTTGAAAAAGCGAATCTGACAAGAATGCTCAATTACACTGAAATAAGAGCTATGATTACAGCATTTGGTTGCGGGATCGGAGACGAATTCGACCTGGACAGCCTAAGGTACCATAAAATTGTAATAATGACTGACGCAGATGTCGATGGATCACACATAAGGACACTGCTTTTGACATTTTTCTTCAGATACATGAAACCCCTTTTGGAGAACGGATACGTATATATAGCCCAGCCGCCTTTATATAGAGTAAAGAAGGGACGGAGCGAACACTACGTTTATACAGATGAAGAATTAAACACACTTCTTGCCGATATTGGGAGAAAAGGAATAAGCCTACAAAGATACAAAGGTCTCGGGGAAATGGATCCGGAACAATTGTGGGAAACCACCATGGATCCGGAAAGGAGAATAATGAAAAGAGTAGCTATAGAAGATGCTGTGGAAGCAGATGAAATTTTTACTATTCTCATGGGTGATAAAGTTGAGCCCAGAAGGGAATTTATAGAGGAAAATGCTAAATATGTTAAAAATCTAGATATATAG
- a CDS encoding RNA-binding S4 domain-containing protein, with protein sequence METVFIDTEIIKLEQFLKFCGEVGTGGNAKLVIIDGFVKVNGEVEKRRGRKLKKKDIVEFQGKEFKIDSNKSLY encoded by the coding sequence ATGGAAACTGTATTTATTGATACTGAAATAATAAAACTTGAGCAATTTCTTAAGTTTTGCGGAGAAGTGGGAACAGGAGGAAATGCCAAGCTTGTTATTATTGATGGGTTTGTAAAGGTCAATGGAGAGGTGGAAAAAAGAAGGGGCAGGAAGCTTAAAAAGAAAGATATAGTGGAATTTCAAGGTAAGGAATTTAAAATTGATTCCAACAAAAGCCTATATTGA